Within bacterium, the genomic segment ATTATTAAGAGAAGTTCCAAAACGACTTTTAAAATCATTTTTTAAAGAAATAAGCTCATCTGCCTGTTTATAAGAAACAATATCTTTTTTTATTTTATGTAAATAACATATTTCTGATATTGTCCCTAAAACAATCAATATAATTCCATAGATTCTATAATTTAAAGAAATAAGAACTAATCCAGTTATTAAAAATAGAATAAAAGTGATATATAAAAATAATGGCTGTTTAGGAATAACAGGAGTATTTGAAATTTTTGTATATTCTTCTTTTGCTGCTTTTAACCATTCATAACCTTTTGAGTTTTCTTTTAATTCATTTATCTGTTTTTCTTTTTCTTTCAATTCATTTTTTTTATTTTGATAATTTGAAATTCCCTGTTCTATTTTTTTAATTTCCTCTTCTGGAAATTTATTTATTTCACCTTCTCTCTTTTTTAATTCCTCTGAAATAAGATAACCCTGATATTTTTTTGCTTGAAGAAGTTTTTTATGTTTTTCTTCTAAGTCAGGTAATTTTTCAGTTTGTTTTCTTATCCTTGTTATTTCTCTGTTTATATCTTCAATCTGGTTTCTTTTATTTTTATATTCAGTTATCAATTCCTTCAATTCCTTTATTGAGAATTCAGGGATTTTCTCAAGTTCTTCTTCTAAATTATGTATTTCCCTTGATAGTTTATATCCCTTATATTTTTTACTCTTAATGAGTATTTCCTTTTCCTCTTTTAATTTTTCAATTTGGATTGTTATGTTATGTATAATCCCCTGTTCATAATCTTTTGTAAGTTTATCAACTATTTCATTTAATCTATAAAATTCTTCTCTTTTTTTGTTATAAGTTTCTCCATCACCCTGGTTTGCAATATCAATTCCCAAATTTATTATTTCACCTTTTCTAACTGTTTTAGAAATTTTATTTAGAATTGAATCCAATAATTTACGGGGAGACAAAATATTTTTTATTGTATTTTTATCAATTCCGCTTTCATTTTTATCAACAATATCTGTTTCACCTTCTTTAACAACCATCAGTTTTACAAGAGATAATGGTAATCCCTGTTTTTTTTCTAAATAGTCCTCCAATTTTACTCCTCTATTTGGACGAAAATCTATATTTTTTTCATCCAATCCTTGAATAGTAACTTTCCCTTCTCCTGATTCTCGTAGATACCCCCAATTATTTTTATTTTTGAATAGACATCTAATTATGAATTCTACAAGAAATGATTTTCCTCTTTCATTTTTGCTGTAAATAAGATTTATACTTCCAAACGACTCTTTGAATTCACTGATTGGACCACAATTTTTAACTGCTATTTCAGTTATTTTTATACTCATTTTTTATCCAATTCACCAAATATTAATTCCATCGCTTTTTCTAAAATTTGTTCTTTTGTTGCATGAAAATTTTTTAATTCTAATTTTTCAATCTCCTGTTTTACTTTATTAAATATAAAAATTCTTTCATCGGAGAGTGTATTTAGAACTTTAATATCTGTCAGGTCGGGTCCCTCTTCGTCATATAAGGAAATTCCATATTTTGAAAGAGAATTTATAATTGCCCCTTTTAAAGATAACAGGTTGGTGGTAAAACCTCTCACTTTAAGACGCAAGTTGACATAATTTAATTCCTCATCGGGTAATTTCCAGTTTTTTATCATCTGCTCTATCTGTTTTTTTATTAAGTCAATTTCATTTTCAACAGGAAATGTTAAAATTTCTTCTATAAAGTAAATTTTTTCTGTTTTAATAAATTGATTTTCAATAGTATTTGCCCCTGTGTCATAAATAATAAATTGCCTTTTGCCTGTTTCAGTTATATCAAGAGGAAATGGAGAACCGGGATAATATACTTTCCCAAAATTGTCTGCTTTGTGTATATGCCCGAGAAAA encodes:
- a CDS encoding metallophosphoesterase, whose translation is MLYIIDMKIAITADVHLKEQNETPDRYRVVESIFNECISKQITTLLIAGDTFDKNFFQYQSFDKICGKFKNIKVIIIPGNHDTEVKQEFFTSGNIEVINSVSLKTFDGISFLLIPYISTKTMDEVLIEFISENKPDNWILVGHGDYITTNWQTNPYEPGTYMPLSAAVINKYNPLKVFLGHIHKADNFGKVYYPGSPFPLDITETGKRQFIIYDTGANTIENQFIKTEKIYFIEEILTFPVENEIDLIKKQIEQMIKNWKLPDEELNYVNLRLKVRGFTTNLLSLKGAIINSLSKYGISLYDEEGPDLTDIKVLNTLSDERIFIFNKVKQEIEKLELKNFHATKEQILEKAMELIFGELDKK